From the genome of Vicia villosa cultivar HV-30 ecotype Madison, WI linkage group LG2, Vvil1.0, whole genome shotgun sequence, one region includes:
- the LOC131650078 gene encoding uncharacterized protein LOC131650078 produces the protein MAQMMQGMQGQQPPTQAPVPQAAAGPDFRAFFRMDPPEFVGGLDSLLAHDWLAGMERVFQAIQCTEEEKHFKVAFLEKYFPNSVRTQKEREFQNFKQSDMTVSEYAEKFEDLADYSRQAVYAPDELWKIDQFMMGLRADIAHSVSQREFTTYAECLRQCYVAENSLKRVQEERNQNRANFREQGRSTQHLRPRNPPPKKKQVYGDQSTQPPHCRRCGRKHTGDCQLGSVTCFRCGEQGHIAPRCPQRRIPEKTAGRVYTLDSRKAKGNNNLIAGYSVT, from the exons ATGGCTCAAATGATGCAAGGAATGCAGGGGCAACAACCTCCTACTCAAGCTCCCGTTCCTCAAGCTGCAGCTGGACCTGATTTTCGTGCCTTCTTCAGGATGGATCCTCCAGAGTTTGTTGGCGGACTTGATTCCCTCTTGGCTCATGATTGGCTAGCTGGTATGGAGAGGGTGTTTCAAGCTATTCAGTGTACTgaagaagagaag CACTTCAAAGTGGCATTCTTGGAGAAGTACTTCCCTAATAGCGTGAGGACCCAAAAGGAGAGAGAATTTCAGAACTTCAAACAAAGTGACATGACTGTTTCAGAATATGCAGAGAAGTTCGAGGATTTGGCTGATTACTCCCGGCAGGCTGTTTATGCTCcagatgaactatggaagatCGATCAGTTTATGATGGGAttgagggccgacattgctcatagCGTTTCTCAAAGAGAGTTCACTACTTATGCCGAATGTCTAAGGCAGTGTTATGTtgctgaaaacagtttgaaaagggttcaagaagagaggaaccagaacagGGCTAATTTCAGAGAGCAAGGGAGATCTACTCAACACTTGAGGCCCCGTAACCctccaccaaagaagaagcaggtTTATGGTGACCAATCGACTCAACCGCCTCATTGTCGTAGGTGTGGAAGGAAGCATACTGGAGATTGCCAGCTTGGTTCTGTGACTTGTTTTAGATGTGGCGAGCAGGGCCACATAGCTCCACGCTGTCCACAAAGGAGGATTCCTGAGAAGACTGCAGGTCGTGTTTACACTTTGGATTCAAGGAAGGCCAAGGGAAACAACAAtctcattgcgg GTTATTCTGTTACCTGA